The sequence TGTTTTATTTGAAAATGTCCTAATTCAAGAGAATCATCCTTGCTGCTATTTTGATCCTTTTGCCGACTCGTTTTGAGATTGGTGTTCAAAATTATTGTGAATTATCTTCATAATTTGTGAGCTGGAATGTCACTGTAAGAATTTTAGACCGACGTGTGCTAATAGTCAGATCCTTTTTTTATGCAAACGGATATCCTTATAAAACATGAACTGCCCTGGAGATAGTGCTAAAAAGCTTGCTTGGCTACATTTGTACAATTGAATAGTTTAAAATTGCAGGATCATCTTCTTCTCTGGGAACTTATTAAGTAATATAGAAGATAAACATATAGTTTCGAGGTACAAATGAGAAATACACAGCATTATGCCCCGAATATTAAAACGTAAACAGTTTACAGACATTTGGATTAGTTCTTGATCAGCATCACATCATTAGTTTGAAGGCATTTGGTGGAGTTCTTGATGCTCAGCTGGCGCCTCTTGTGGACAAATTAAAGGTTTAGGAGGCATCACCAGAAGCTCAGAGTCTCCTTCAAGCATTTCAATAACTTTGTTCATTGAAGGACGCTCACTTGGTTTCATTTGTATACACCACATTGCTACAATTATCATCTTCTTTGCCAACTTCCTTTCATCCTCGGTAGAATCTTCCATTTCAATCTCCTTTCCTTCACTTATTTTATCGTAGATCCATGAAGGGTAGTAAATTTGGCTCATTTGGTCCACCAATGGCTTCAAATTTTTCCTTTGCCCCGCCATTTCCATCAGCAACATTCCAAAACTATATACATCTGCATTATTTGAAACACCTCcaatatttttgtaaaataattcTGGAGCCATGTAACCCAGTGTTCCCCTTGCAGCAGTCATAGTAACAATACTATCATCGGTAGCACGTAATTTTGCAAGGCCGAAATCAAAGATTTTGGGATTGAAATTTTGATCAAGGAGAATGTTATGAGGTTTGATATCAAAATGCAAGATTTGAATGTCACAACCTCTATGTAAATATTCAATTCCACGTGCCACTTTACATGAAATGTCATAAATCTCTTTACAATTCAGAGTTCTGGTTCCTCCAACCTCTTCGAAGAAAATGTATTTTTCAAGAGATCCATTAGGCATAAACTCGCAGATTAAAGCACGTTTCCGACCCTCAAAGCAGAATCCCACAAGTTTGACAATGTTAACATGATGGATCCTGCCAATGGTACCAACTTCATTAATGAAATCGCGGTCGGTAGAACTGGAGTTGGCTAATACTTTAACTGCGACAACAAGGCCGCTTTTAAGTTTTCCTTTATACACGGTACCAAAGCCACCTTGACCCAGTTTATGACTGAATCCACCGGTGattttcttgatgtgtgaatAAGTGTACCTAATAGGCATGAGATCGTTTTGACCTTGCAGAAAGTCTTCAATGATGTTGTACACAGACAAATGTCGTCTTCTTAAATTAAATCCCAGAATTACAGATAAAAATGCTATACCACACAAATATCTTACAGCAAGAACAATCCCTATACAAACCAAGTAACATCATCAAGAAGGTAAGAGACTAAGAGAGTACATTAGCGTTGTCATTCAGCCTAAAATCTAAATCTTAACTGCACAGTTAAAAAATGCTGCAAAGTACAAATTTTACCCGTCGTGTTATAAACAGTTGTATGCTGGACTGCAGGTAGCAATAATATTAGGTCAAAAACAGTGGAAAATGGTTTAAACTCGAAAGACACACGCACTGATATGTGTTATATGACATGTGTAGTAGGGGAAAAAATTGGAAGGATGCACCTTCAAACCACCTTGAGATGGCATGAAAGTGGTGTTCTAGTAAGCCTACAAAAATTTAAACATTGAACGGTGATTTCAAAAAGATAAGCGTACAATAATACTATAAAATATCTATTACTCTTGTCTGTTACCGCAGATAAGGAGAGCTATATGGTCTTCGTATTTTGACGAGCAGGAGAAGGACGATGGCTGCACACAGCTAAAGTAATCATCATTACGTTGGACTTCTAAACAATAATCAGTAGGAACAGAATAATATAGCGAACAGTTAAGGCAATAAATATAATGGAATGGAAGCTCAATTCCGTATACAAGGCTGTGACTGTCTTGAGCATCCAAGAAAGATGTTTGATTGATATTAGGCCACGAAGTTGACACCCAGGTTGACCCCCTAATCTTACAATTGATCTCGACCTCTAACGAATTTATATATCCAATGACAACATAGGAGGAGACTGATGATGATGAGCAAGAAGGTGCAGGTATGTATCGATCTGACAAATTCACAGGAGCTGGACAGTCTATATAAGTTATGGGCTTATTATTATCATAGATATGGCGGGACAACTCAAAGTAGAATGATCCTTGTTGGAAATCATAAAGAGTAGTATTGGAACAACATAAAAATTTATCTTGGGCCAACCCTGAATCAAGTATCCGTATAGTGTAGTTTTCGTAATTAATGGCCTCCACATAAAACACATAGTCTAGTTCACCAAAGTCTGACAGAGAAAAATGTAATAAAGTACGACGATTGTGGCAGGAGAGCTCATAGCTGAAATTTGTACAGTTATGGTGATGGCCTTTGAGATAAAATGGACAGCTTATGTCATGGATATCACCGCAAGATGAAGATGACGAAGAAGAAGAATTATCTGATACAAAGGATCCGCTGCTGCAAGTTACGGATATCAGCCACGCTGTGATAATAATTAGTATCAACCACGAACCCATTTTTTGTGTGGAGGCGAAGTGGATAGCATGTACAGTCCTATATAATTCTATTGTGGAACTTCTTTGCGGGAAACAGAGCAACTTGTATTAAGCTTATCCTAATTTTATCTTAAAATGGAAGGCACTCATTTTATTATTAGGATGACTTGGTCATCTCATAACTTTCATCAGTATTTCTGCATTAAATCTTAGAGTGGGTAGTAGTTGGAAGCGAAGGTATTCATTTTATTTTTGAAATGACTTTGTCAGTAGGCGAAGACTTAGATAGAGGTGACTTGTCTGTCGTCTCATAACTTTCTTGGACATGGAAATGGTTCATCACCGTAAAAAGCTGGGAACCATAAGCCTGGACACATCCGAAAGTATAAAGATGGGAACCATAAGCTTGAACATGGAAATGGTTCATCATCAGATGTTGAAGTTGGTAATAATTGTAATTGTTTGTAGTAATATCATTATCACTAGCCTGGAAGGTTCAGAGATGCAGATTGATAGTTGCAACATGACAAGCTGTGGAACAACTGAAATCAGGTTTCCATTTCATCTCAAAGAAAGAGATGAGCATCACAAGAAGAATGATCACTGTATCTTCCCACCTGGCTTTCAACTCGCTTGTAGTAGTGACAATTTTACAGTGGTGGAGTTTAATTATCAGGTCAACACCTCTCTTCCTGGTGTCTACCTTTCGTTCTCTGTCAAGGCTCATGTAAAATCTCTTGACTACAGATCACAGAAGCTCCAATTTTTTGTTGCATCCCGAGATATTAGACAACACTATGACTACTCTCACAACCACATCCATCATAAACACGACTCCTACTTGTCGAATTCTCCTTCACACATTTTACTCCAGACACTCCAATAAAAGGACCTGGTCCATTTCCTTCTTACTTCAATGAATATACATTTTACAATTGTTCATCTGCAAACAGACATATATATGGACCAGGATATAGTACAACCTTAAGAACCATAGATGCTATCACTTCCTTAAAAGGCAATCATAATGATGTCTATCCCGTTTATTCTCATATGGACTTGGCACGAACTGGCTTAAAATATTGCACCAAGATGTACGACATTTCTGATGTCCCTTTCTACGTAGGATGGATGACTTGGTCCAGACCCGATTGCAGTCATTGCGAAGCTAAAGGAAAGTATTGCAGGTTTAGACCTAACAGCACAAGTCTCACCCAGTGCTACAGCAATGGTATGTCCTCGAGTTTGCTTTCAGTATTCACCTCCATTAGCATGTGCTAATTGTATCATTAAactgatttattaaaattatgTTGTATCTCCTGATTAAGAATATTGAAATTTCTCTACTTTTGCCAATGTTCCGGAAATAATTACTCTCTGATTTTTTTCAGGCCATCCG comes from Apium graveolens cultivar Ventura unplaced genomic scaffold, ASM990537v1 ctg4292, whole genome shotgun sequence and encodes:
- the LOC141701680 gene encoding rust resistance kinase Lr10-like — encoded protein: MGSWLILIIITAWLISVTCSSGSFVSDNSSSSSSSSCGDIHDISCPFYLKGHHHNCTNFSYELSCHNRRTLLHFSLSDFGELDYVFYVEAINYENYTIRILDSGLAQDKFLCCSNTTLYDFQQGSFYFELSRHIYDNNKPITYIDCPAPVNLSDRYIPAPSCSSSSVSSYVVIGYINSLEVEINCKIRGSTWVSTSWPNINQTSFLDAQDSHSLVYGIELPFHYIYCLNCSLYYSVPTDYCLEVQRNDDYFSCVQPSSFSCSSKYEDHIALLICGLLEHHFHAISRWFEVQHTTVYNTTGIVLAVRYLCGIAFLSVILGFNLRRRHLSVYNIIEDFLQGQNDLMPIRYTYSHIKKITGGFSHKLGQGGFGTVYKGKLKSGLVVAVKVLANSSSTDRDFINEVGTIGRIHHVNIVKLVGFCFEGRKRALICEFMPNGSLEKYIFFEEVGGTRTLNCKEIYDISCKVARGIEYLHRGCDIQILHFDIKPHNILLDQNFNPKIFDFGLAKLRATDDSIVTMTAARGTLGYMAPELFYKNIGGVSNNADVYSFGMLLMEMAGQRKNLKPLVDQMSQIYYPSWIYDKISEGKEIEMEDSTEDERKLAKKMIIVAMWCIQMKPSERPSMNKVIEMLEGDSELLVMPPKPLICPQEAPAEHQELHQMPSN